From Methanobacterium congolense, one genomic window encodes:
- the tfrA gene encoding fumarate reductase (CoM/CoB) subunit TfrA, translated as MVNEIVECDVLVIGSGGAGCRAAIEARKHDLNVLIVSKGLSFKSGCTTLAEGGYNAAFGYVDSEDSVDAHFNDTIKGGAYLNDLTLVRVLVNEAKDRLTELEDFGALFDRQESGKLNQRPFGGQTYRRTCFQGDRTGHEMMMALKEEVIKQGIQTMDEVMITSLTLNEAEDAVIGAFGVSLQDSRFIEFRAKSTVLSTGGGGWLYPVTSNAVQKTGDGFSLAYNAGADLLDMEQVQFHPTGMVYPESRRGVLVTEAVRGEGGKLINSEGERFMKNYDPRGELATRDVVARAIYNEIRGGRGTENGGVYLDVTHLPPELIEEKLETMLLQFQDVGVDIRKEPMEVAPTAHHFMGGAKINPRGETTVKNLYAAGEVTGGVHGANRLGGNALADTQVFGKRAGASAAKNALENDLSSNPAYVRAEEERVHGLVKDGEYYPHQIKRELKEIMWEDVAIIRNEEGLKSAIVKLDELREKSRNMKVPEGSGFNKNLQDAIEIENIITVAMLVTESALLRRESRGAHYREDYPETNDKWARSIILNKNTDFRYIKRGLSTCRFN; from the coding sequence ATGGTAAATGAGATAGTTGAATGCGATGTACTGGTCATAGGCTCAGGCGGTGCAGGATGCAGAGCTGCCATAGAGGCCCGTAAACATGATTTAAACGTTTTAATAGTTTCAAAAGGATTATCATTCAAATCAGGCTGCACAACACTTGCAGAGGGAGGATACAACGCTGCCTTTGGATACGTTGATTCCGAGGACAGTGTTGATGCACACTTCAACGATACAATAAAGGGAGGTGCCTACCTCAACGATTTAACCCTTGTCAGAGTGCTTGTGAACGAGGCCAAGGACAGGTTAACTGAACTTGAAGATTTCGGAGCCCTTTTCGACAGGCAGGAATCTGGAAAACTCAACCAGAGACCATTCGGAGGCCAGACCTACAGGCGTACCTGTTTCCAGGGAGACAGAACAGGTCATGAGATGATGATGGCCCTCAAGGAGGAGGTCATAAAACAGGGAATTCAGACCATGGATGAGGTCATGATAACCTCCCTAACCCTAAACGAAGCAGAGGATGCAGTGATAGGGGCATTTGGAGTATCCCTTCAGGACTCCAGATTCATAGAGTTCAGGGCAAAATCAACGGTACTTTCAACTGGTGGTGGGGGTTGGCTCTACCCTGTAACCTCCAATGCAGTCCAGAAAACCGGTGATGGATTTTCATTGGCATACAATGCAGGTGCAGATCTTCTGGACATGGAACAGGTTCAGTTCCACCCCACAGGTATGGTCTACCCAGAATCAAGGAGAGGAGTTCTCGTGACAGAGGCAGTGCGTGGTGAAGGTGGAAAACTCATAAACTCCGAGGGTGAACGTTTCATGAAAAACTACGACCCAAGGGGAGAACTTGCAACCAGAGACGTTGTTGCAAGGGCAATCTACAATGAAATACGTGGGGGAAGGGGAACAGAGAATGGAGGCGTTTACCTAGACGTCACCCACCTTCCTCCAGAACTCATCGAGGAAAAACTCGAAACCATGCTCCTCCAGTTCCAGGACGTGGGTGTGGACATCCGAAAAGAGCCAATGGAGGTAGCTCCAACTGCACACCACTTCATGGGTGGTGCCAAGATAAATCCAAGGGGAGAAACAACGGTAAAAAATTTATACGCAGCAGGTGAAGTTACAGGAGGGGTTCACGGTGCAAACAGGCTGGGTGGAAATGCTCTTGCAGATACTCAGGTATTTGGTAAACGTGCAGGTGCATCAGCAGCCAAAAATGCCCTTGAAAACGATCTGAGTTCTAACCCTGCCTACGTCCGTGCAGAGGAGGAGAGGGTTCATGGTTTGGTTAAGGACGGTGAATATTACCCCCACCAGATCAAGAGGGAGCTCAAGGAAATCATGTGGGAGGACGTTGCAATAATAAGGAATGAGGAAGGATTGAAATCTGCAATAGTCAAACTCGATGAACTCAGGGAGAAATCAAGGAACATGAAGGTTCCAGAGGGCTCGGGCTTCAACAAAAACCTTCAGGACGCCATTGAAATCGAGAACATCATCACCGTTGCAATGTTGGTAACAGAATCAGCGCTTCTGCGTCGTGAAAGCCGTGGAGCACATTACAGGGAGGATTACCCTGAGACCAATGATAAATGGGCAAGGAGCATAATCCTCAACAAGAACACGGATTTCAGGTACATAAAACGTGGATTGTCAACGTGCAGATTCAATTAA
- the gatA gene encoding Asp-tRNA(Asn)/Glu-tRNA(Gln) amidotransferase subunit GatA, with translation MKVSDKAVSIKNHEITALDNLEKFYETIERDNPKINAFLEVKIDEARALAEGIDKKIQSGEKTGKLAGLVVGVKSNINVEDFHITAASRTLENYLGSYDATVIKRIKAEDGIIIGMTNMDEFAAGSSTETSAFGATDNPAAPGRIPGGSSGGSAAAVAADMCDLSIGSDTGGSIRNPASHCGVFGFKPTYGAVSRQGLLDLAMSFDQIGPFSKDAAGTAMMLDVIAGNDPTECTSLAWEVPDFTSLAAKAGADPESSFKGVKLGVVKQFQDVSDEKIVNIIEESINKMEDAGAEVVELSFDHIDMCLPTYYLINYVEFFSATRKYDGRKYGERIEEVCGEEVLRRINMGAYISQQEFSGKYYKKALQARSLIRKEMNKLLKDVDAICGPTVPKLPHKTGTSLETMEMYAYDVLTVIANLAGIPAASMPAGDVNGVPVGLQFQAKPLDDAKIMEFMAALEAIQ, from the coding sequence ATGAAAGTTTCAGATAAGGCAGTATCAATTAAAAATCATGAAATCACGGCATTAGATAATCTTGAAAAGTTTTATGAAACAATAGAAAGGGACAACCCTAAAATAAACGCTTTTTTAGAGGTTAAAATTGATGAGGCAAGGGCTCTTGCAGAGGGCATTGACAAGAAGATCCAAAGTGGTGAGAAAACAGGGAAACTTGCAGGACTCGTTGTAGGGGTTAAAAGCAACATCAACGTTGAGGACTTCCACATCACAGCAGCTTCCAGGACCCTTGAAAACTACCTTGGAAGTTACGACGCAACTGTCATAAAGAGGATAAAGGCAGAAGATGGTATCATCATTGGAATGACCAACATGGACGAGTTTGCAGCTGGAAGTTCCACAGAAACCTCCGCATTTGGAGCAACAGACAACCCTGCAGCCCCGGGCAGAATCCCTGGTGGTTCCAGTGGTGGAAGTGCAGCAGCAGTTGCAGCGGATATGTGCGACCTGAGCATAGGATCAGACACAGGCGGTTCCATAAGAAACCCTGCATCCCACTGTGGAGTTTTTGGATTCAAACCAACCTATGGAGCAGTTTCAAGGCAGGGCCTCCTTGACCTTGCAATGAGCTTCGACCAGATCGGACCCTTCTCAAAGGATGCTGCAGGCACGGCCATGATGCTGGATGTTATAGCAGGAAACGACCCAACCGAGTGCACATCCCTTGCATGGGAGGTTCCAGATTTCACATCCCTTGCAGCGAAGGCAGGGGCTGATCCAGAAAGTTCATTCAAAGGTGTTAAACTGGGGGTGGTCAAGCAGTTCCAGGACGTGTCAGATGAGAAGATCGTTAATATAATCGAAGAGAGCATCAATAAAATGGAGGATGCAGGGGCAGAAGTTGTTGAATTAAGCTTCGATCACATAGATATGTGCCTACCTACCTACTACCTCATAAACTACGTTGAGTTCTTCTCAGCAACAAGGAAGTACGATGGCCGTAAGTACGGTGAGAGGATCGAGGAAGTCTGCGGTGAAGAGGTCCTTAGAAGGATCAACATGGGTGCGTACATAAGCCAGCAGGAGTTCAGCGGCAAGTACTACAAAAAAGCCCTCCAGGCAAGGTCTCTCATAAGGAAGGAGATGAACAAACTCCTCAAGGATGTTGATGCCATATGCGGACCAACGGTTCCAAAACTACCTCATAAAACAGGAACATCCCTTGAAACAATGGAAATGTACGCTTACGACGTCCTGACAGTAATTGCAAACCTTGCAGGAATACCAGCTGCAAGCATGCCTGCAGGAGACGTGAACGGAGTACCTGTGGGGCTGCAGTTCCAGGCAAAACCATTGGATGATGCCAAGATCATGGAGTTCATGGCTGCACTTGAAGCCATCCAGTAA
- a CDS encoding DUF4013 domain-containing protein, translating to MKSSKTSGEEPPKFNAWGGMFKDGIKVLLVGLVYLIIPFFLIVILGLFLLEIFGNLILNLGGTLSTSATYGFGIDFLLLVAILYVVLIVPITLLALANMARNDSKLRSAFRFHELFSKIREIG from the coding sequence ATAAAATCATCCAAGACCTCTGGAGAAGAGCCCCCTAAATTTAACGCTTGGGGAGGCATGTTCAAGGATGGTATCAAAGTCTTATTAGTGGGACTTGTTTATTTAATAATCCCATTTTTCCTCATTGTAATTCTTGGATTATTCCTCCTGGAAATTTTTGGGAACCTAATACTGAATTTGGGAGGCACATTATCAACTTCAGCAACGTATGGATTTGGTATAGACTTTCTACTTCTTGTTGCAATTTTATATGTGGTCCTAATTGTTCCAATAACGTTGCTGGCACTGGCAAACATGGCCCGCAACGACAGCAAACTCCGATCGGCCTTCAGGTTCCATGAACTCTTCAGTAAAATCAGGGAAATAGGATGA
- the sepS gene encoding O-phosphoserine--tRNA ligase, translating into MKKNEIVRLAKRDFEKAWVETAKTLKKPHHDREYPRLHFKTGQSHMLYDTIAELRQAYMKLGFDETVNPVFIDEEQIYKQFGPEAPAVLDRCFYLAGLPRPDIGIGMDKIERIEGLGVEMTEDKVQGLQDVFRGYKKGDTSGDDLVLEVSAALDVANNLGLRVLERVFPELKELTPVANQTTLRSHMTSGWFMTLSSAYNKTKLPLKLFSIDRCFRREQREDASHLMTYHSASCVWMDDEVSLDVGMAVSESLLEHFGFEKFRFQPDDKKSKYYIPGTQTEVYGYHPKLREWVEVATFGMYSPIALAKYGIDKDVMNLGVGAERIAMILHNQPDVREMVYPQTYGSWKFTDRELATMLRINYYPATSHGRVLMDSILETWIKHGDADSPCEFTAFKGEFLGKDIEVVAVEPESGTKLLGPASMNSIYIHNGNIMGVPEGGDVKDEAALKAVENGVKTNIRYVDGLAANAAYKIEEMVVSGAEEVSLRTTISRSISDINLRLDEVALNYITSENKVIDVRGPTFSTLNCRITE; encoded by the coding sequence TTGAAAAAAAATGAGATAGTAAGACTTGCAAAGAGAGATTTTGAGAAGGCATGGGTTGAAACTGCTAAAACTCTCAAAAAACCCCATCATGACCGTGAATATCCTCGGCTGCACTTCAAAACAGGTCAGAGCCACATGCTCTACGACACCATAGCCGAGCTCAGGCAGGCCTACATGAAGCTTGGATTCGATGAAACAGTGAACCCTGTTTTTATAGACGAAGAACAGATCTACAAACAGTTCGGACCCGAGGCACCAGCAGTTCTTGACCGTTGTTTTTACCTTGCAGGACTTCCAAGACCGGACATAGGTATTGGTATGGATAAGATTGAACGGATTGAGGGGCTTGGAGTTGAAATGACAGAGGATAAGGTTCAAGGACTTCAGGATGTTTTCAGAGGGTACAAGAAGGGAGATACCAGCGGTGACGACCTTGTACTTGAGGTTTCAGCTGCCCTTGATGTTGCAAACAACCTGGGACTCAGGGTTCTTGAAAGGGTCTTCCCGGAGCTCAAGGAACTGACACCGGTTGCAAACCAGACCACTCTACGCTCCCACATGACCTCAGGATGGTTCATGACCCTCAGTTCAGCGTACAATAAAACCAAACTCCCGTTGAAGCTCTTCTCCATTGACAGGTGTTTCAGAAGGGAGCAGCGTGAGGATGCAAGTCACCTCATGACCTACCATTCAGCTTCATGTGTCTGGATGGATGATGAGGTCTCCCTTGACGTGGGTATGGCTGTTTCTGAGAGTCTTCTAGAGCACTTCGGATTTGAGAAGTTCCGTTTCCAGCCGGATGACAAAAAATCCAAGTACTACATACCCGGAACCCAGACTGAGGTTTACGGTTACCATCCCAAGCTCAGGGAGTGGGTTGAGGTTGCAACCTTTGGAATGTACTCACCCATAGCCCTTGCCAAGTACGGAATAGACAAGGACGTTATGAACCTGGGAGTTGGAGCCGAGAGGATAGCTATGATACTCCACAACCAGCCAGATGTTCGTGAAATGGTTTACCCCCAGACCTACGGAAGCTGGAAGTTCACGGACAGGGAACTTGCAACCATGCTCAGGATAAACTACTACCCAGCAACCAGCCATGGCAGGGTATTGATGGACAGCATCCTTGAAACCTGGATAAAACACGGTGATGCAGACTCTCCATGTGAATTCACAGCTTTCAAGGGTGAATTCCTGGGCAAAGATATAGAGGTTGTGGCTGTGGAACCTGAATCAGGCACGAAGTTACTTGGACCTGCATCCATGAACTCCATCTACATCCACAACGGCAACATCATGGGTGTTCCTGAAGGTGGAGACGTTAAGGATGAAGCTGCACTCAAGGCTGTGGAAAATGGTGTTAAAACAAACATCAGATACGTGGATGGACTTGCAGCCAATGCAGCCTACAAGATCGAGGAGATGGTTGTGAGTGGGGCTGAAGAAGTCAGCCTGAGAACCACCATATCCAGATCGATCTCGGACATAAATTTAAGGCTTGATGAGGTTGCACTTAACTATATAACAAGTGAAAATAAGGTTATAGATGTCAGGGGACCTACATTTTCAACTTTAAACTGCAGAATCACCGAATGA
- a CDS encoding nucleotide-binding protein, with product MKKIGFLYVKGAVPGFEDFGHLPTHLLKENGLVNGLPAHRELNGLIIPGGSIVESQSLTKDLEREVRLLDRDGKFIFGMCSGFQVLANKTDIGRKSPCPVEKEGLGLLDVTFHPMIGTDRVEAEITGNSFLTEGLIGEKITGFHCHTYGEIRGDAPSIIESTLKRMNYRDNPCRIISGVKNDDGNVVGTMVHGALDENPKLTQNILKFIDATEEDVKEIHDANKTLLSEIRKEIGVNTGIHADYRTGHSKSPRAVMIASTGSDSGKTFLTTGLAGVLKKRGYRVCVLKVGPDTRDIVPALYLNKEKMQPYSSIKIGELGWKDLKEILQDVKSQSYDFILIEGVMSIFTGLLNEKTPFSGAEIAKSADIPVILVSGCNKGGIETAAVDLVGHTEIMGKLGLKTRGVILNKVYDDGIADAATSFIKNRTGLDFVESIPKVKLAERGNTPEVELKLEDFCLNAMKTVEENLDVDMIIRMAEEIEFKGYNSFEDILKVFK from the coding sequence ATGAAAAAAATCGGATTTTTATATGTAAAGGGTGCTGTACCTGGATTTGAAGACTTCGGACACCTTCCAACCCACCTCTTGAAGGAAAATGGGCTGGTGAACGGTTTACCTGCTCACAGGGAACTTAACGGCCTTATAATCCCCGGAGGCAGTATAGTTGAGTCCCAGAGCCTCACAAAGGATCTTGAAAGGGAGGTACGCCTCCTCGACAGGGATGGTAAGTTCATATTTGGAATGTGCTCAGGATTCCAGGTACTAGCAAACAAAACGGACATAGGCAGAAAATCGCCCTGTCCGGTTGAAAAGGAGGGACTGGGACTTCTTGATGTTACATTCCACCCAATGATCGGTACAGATAGGGTTGAAGCAGAGATCACTGGAAATTCGTTCTTAACAGAAGGACTGATTGGTGAGAAGATAACAGGGTTTCACTGCCACACCTACGGTGAGATAAGGGGAGATGCACCCTCCATAATTGAATCCACACTTAAAAGGATGAACTACCGGGACAACCCTTGTAGAATAATTTCAGGGGTTAAAAATGATGATGGAAACGTTGTTGGGACCATGGTCCACGGTGCCCTGGATGAAAACCCTAAACTTACTCAAAACATCCTTAAATTCATAGATGCAACTGAAGAGGATGTTAAAGAGATCCATGATGCCAATAAAACTCTTTTAAGTGAAATAAGAAAGGAAATAGGTGTGAACACAGGGATTCATGCTGATTACAGAACCGGTCACTCCAAATCTCCAAGGGCAGTCATGATCGCAAGCACAGGCTCAGATTCAGGTAAAACTTTCCTCACGACTGGTCTTGCAGGGGTTCTCAAGAAACGTGGCTACAGGGTCTGCGTCCTGAAGGTTGGCCCTGACACCCGGGACATAGTACCTGCACTCTACCTCAACAAGGAGAAAATGCAGCCTTACTCATCCATAAAAATAGGGGAACTGGGATGGAAGGATCTGAAGGAAATATTGCAGGATGTAAAATCCCAAAGCTACGATTTTATTCTCATAGAAGGTGTTATGAGCATATTCACAGGGCTGCTCAATGAAAAAACCCCATTTTCAGGGGCTGAGATAGCAAAATCTGCTGATATTCCCGTCATACTTGTGTCCGGATGCAACAAAGGTGGAATTGAAACTGCTGCAGTTGATCTTGTGGGCCACACCGAGATCATGGGCAAACTCGGCCTGAAGACCAGGGGAGTCATTCTGAACAAGGTTTACGATGATGGCATAGCAGACGCTGCAACCTCATTCATAAAAAACAGGACGGGACTGGACTTCGTTGAATCTATTCCAAAGGTCAAACTCGCTGAGAGGGGCAACACCCCTGAGGTTGAACTGAAACTTGAGGATTTCTGCCTCAACGCAATGAAAACGGTTGAGGAAAACCTGGACGTTGACATGATAATCCGAATGGCTGAAGAAATAGAATTTAAGGGTTATAATTCCTTTGAGGATATCTTGAAGGTTTTTAAATGA
- a CDS encoding PAP2 family protein: MTATGRYWAIISPLIERSWLCLIMETHITSKYGVGSAKVISAITHPPIVSLPTFALLNYFFLSFNDFLLVTLICVVFATILPITTVTLWINREGIDVDITDRKKRKLPLVFAISSYLMGFLILYAIGAPFLTTALMFCYFSNTLIVLFITFYWKISLHAMGVAGPTAAIIYAFGYPGILFGLIIPIVMWSRVKLKKHSISQVIGGAAYGLVVTMIQLHILL, translated from the coding sequence ATGACTGCAACTGGAAGGTACTGGGCCATAATTAGTCCTTTAATTGAAAGATCGTGGCTGTGTTTGATTATGGAAACTCATATCACATCAAAATATGGTGTTGGTTCTGCAAAGGTTATATCAGCCATCACCCATCCACCTATTGTTTCTTTACCAACGTTTGCACTTCTGAATTATTTTTTCCTCAGTTTCAATGATTTTTTACTTGTGACTTTAATATGTGTAGTTTTTGCAACGATATTACCAATTACAACGGTTACACTGTGGATAAATAGAGAAGGAATAGACGTGGATATAACTGACAGGAAAAAAAGAAAGTTACCCCTCGTTTTTGCAATATCATCCTATTTAATGGGTTTTTTAATCCTGTATGCCATTGGGGCTCCATTTCTAACCACCGCCCTCATGTTCTGCTACTTCTCAAACACACTGATCGTGCTTTTTATAACCTTTTACTGGAAGATCAGCCTACACGCCATGGGCGTTGCAGGTCCCACAGCAGCCATAATATATGCCTTCGGTTATCCAGGAATCTTATTCGGACTGATCATACCAATAGTCATGTGGAGCAGGGTAAAACTCAAAAAACACAGTATAAGTCAGGTGATTGGAGGTGCCGCCTATGGACTGGTTGTTACCATGATACAACTTCATATTTTACTGTAA
- a CDS encoding geranylgeranyl reductase family protein yields MYDVIVVGAGPAGSMAAKKAADAGCKVLLVEKMQLPREKSCSGILIKKSINSVQKEFGKIPHNLPCKTKNKGIIITNEKNKQFKFESEGLNVWRSSFDQWLSSVAEESGVEVRQSTSAISYEEKENHVVVKLQCNGTYYEKAKVLIACDGATSKIKRSLRKDQTNQILTYQTFCRGTIDLDGSFFYAFLDPKFSQYDAWFNVKDDFLVFGVGVKEAALIKDYHSRFLSFLASEFNAKIQSSVRGEIGILPYIMNGYNTDLGEGRVLFAGEAANFLNPMGEGISSALITGAMAAESAVSLFEDNLNIHNLVDLYKNRVADEKEYMIRQWKFLTNLSSRFSYLNSD; encoded by the coding sequence ATGTATGATGTTATAGTGGTGGGAGCAGGACCTGCAGGTTCTATGGCTGCAAAAAAAGCAGCTGATGCAGGCTGTAAAGTTTTGTTAGTTGAGAAGATGCAGCTGCCAAGGGAAAAATCATGTTCGGGTATTTTGATAAAAAAATCCATCAATTCCGTGCAAAAAGAATTTGGAAAAATACCCCACAATTTACCGTGTAAAACAAAGAATAAGGGTATTATAATTACAAATGAAAAAAATAAGCAGTTTAAATTTGAAAGTGAGGGACTCAACGTATGGAGAAGTTCCTTCGATCAATGGTTAAGTTCGGTGGCTGAAGAGTCAGGAGTTGAGGTGAGACAGTCAACTTCGGCTATTTCATATGAAGAAAAGGAAAATCATGTTGTTGTCAAATTACAATGTAATGGGACGTACTATGAAAAAGCTAAGGTTTTGATAGCCTGTGATGGTGCAACGAGTAAAATTAAACGTAGTTTAAGGAAGGATCAAACAAATCAAATCCTCACCTATCAAACCTTCTGTAGGGGAACGATAGATCTTGACGGTAGTTTTTTCTATGCTTTTTTAGACCCAAAGTTTTCCCAGTACGATGCATGGTTCAATGTGAAAGATGATTTTCTTGTTTTTGGTGTTGGTGTAAAAGAAGCAGCTCTTATAAAAGATTATCATTCAAGGTTTCTTTCGTTTTTGGCTTCAGAGTTCAATGCCAAAATTCAATCCTCTGTTAGGGGAGAAATTGGAATACTCCCTTACATAATGAATGGATATAACACTGATCTGGGGGAGGGAAGGGTTTTGTTTGCAGGTGAAGCGGCCAATTTTCTTAATCCTATGGGAGAAGGCATATCAAGTGCATTGATAACTGGAGCCATGGCTGCAGAATCTGCAGTATCGCTTTTTGAAGATAATTTAAATATACATAATTTGGTGGATCTCTATAAAAACAGGGTTGCAGATGAAAAGGAGTACATGATAAGACAGTGGAAATTTCTAACTAATCTTTCTTCCAGATTTTCTTATTTAAACAGTGATTAA
- the ribB gene encoding 3,4-dihydroxy-2-butanone-4-phosphate synthase: MINKALEALKNGEIVLIFDNDNRERETDMIVAAEFMTPEHMTQMRNDAGGLFCVPVSAENMEKLGVPFMTDIMEEASDKYPVLTELSPNDIPYDEKSAFSITINHRKTFTGITDNDRAMTIKELALLCKEGKQAEFGKYFRAPGHVTMLKAADKHVLERKGHTEMSIALTEMCGLTQVAVCCEMMDDETGGSLPTDKAKAYAEEHSLVFMSGDDVITAYKEFAAKNERKIN; encoded by the coding sequence ATGATAAACAAAGCACTTGAAGCATTGAAAAACGGAGAAATCGTTTTAATATTTGACAACGACAACAGGGAAAGGGAAACAGATATGATAGTTGCAGCGGAGTTCATGACCCCTGAGCACATGACCCAGATGAGGAACGATGCAGGGGGTCTTTTCTGTGTCCCTGTATCTGCTGAGAACATGGAAAAACTTGGGGTTCCATTCATGACAGACATAATGGAAGAGGCAAGTGATAAGTACCCTGTTCTTACCGAGCTCTCACCAAACGACATCCCATACGATGAAAAATCTGCATTCTCCATAACCATCAACCACAGGAAGACCTTCACAGGCATAACAGACAACGACAGGGCTATGACCATCAAGGAACTGGCACTCCTCTGCAAGGAAGGAAAACAGGCCGAATTCGGTAAGTACTTCCGGGCTCCTGGTCACGTCACCATGCTGAAGGCTGCAGATAAACACGTTCTTGAGAGGAAGGGTCACACAGAGATGAGCATAGCCCTAACAGAGATGTGCGGTTTAACCCAGGTTGCTGTGTGCTGTGAAATGATGGACGATGAAACAGGCGGTTCCCTGCCAACGGATAAGGCAAAGGCATACGCTGAAGAACACAGCCTGGTTTTCATGAGTGGTGATGATGTTATAACCGCTTACAAAGAGTTTGCAGCTAAAAACGAGCGAAAAATTAACTGA
- a CDS encoding DUF120 domain-containing protein has translation MEIKGIIVSGMGKGTYFMSQDIYREQFKEKLDFKPFVGTLNIGIAVNNIKLINCIPNEKFVMISGKDKFGDVKALKATLNNEVEGALVFPVKTKHPQDVLEFIAETNLRKTLKLEDGDVVTLNIE, from the coding sequence ATGGAGATTAAAGGAATTATAGTTTCAGGAATGGGAAAAGGAACATATTTCATGTCACAGGATATTTACAGGGAACAGTTCAAGGAAAAACTGGATTTTAAACCCTTCGTAGGTACCCTCAATATCGGGATAGCTGTGAACAACATCAAGCTCATCAATTGTATACCCAATGAAAAATTCGTTATGATCAGTGGGAAGGACAAATTTGGTGATGTTAAAGCATTGAAAGCCACTTTGAATAATGAAGTTGAAGGGGCACTTGTTTTTCCTGTAAAAACAAAGCATCCTCAGGATGTACTTGAATTCATAGCCGAGACAAACCTCAGAAAGACTTTGAAGCTTGAAGATGGTGATGTTGTTACCCTGAACATTGAATAG
- a CDS encoding HIT family protein, with protein sequence MEVEFLERIEKNDYGDLITEGEHWLIFLAPDQKNLGTCVVALKRPEKELSGLNHDEWSEFFKVVVQMESTIKMAFNATMFNWGSLMNASYLQHPPDPHLHWHFIPRYREPVEFRGRIFKDPCFGKSTINIQEKLHLPSSEREDLMAHILKFLEL encoded by the coding sequence ATGGAAGTGGAATTCCTTGAAAGAATAGAGAAAAATGACTATGGAGACCTGATAACTGAGGGTGAACACTGGCTCATCTTCCTGGCCCCTGACCAGAAAAACCTGGGCACATGTGTTGTGGCCCTCAAAAGACCAGAAAAGGAATTATCAGGTCTGAACCATGATGAATGGTCAGAATTCTTCAAGGTAGTTGTACAGATGGAATCAACCATTAAAATGGCGTTCAATGCAACCATGTTCAACTGGGGAAGTCTCATGAACGCATCCTACCTTCAACATCCCCCAGATCCACATCTGCACTGGCATTTCATACCCCGTTACAGAGAGCCAGTTGAGTTCAGGGGCAGAATCTTCAAAGATCCATGTTTTGGTAAGAGCACAATCAACATCCAGGAAAAACTGCACCTTCCCAGTTCAGAACGTGAAGATCTCATGGCACATATTCTGAAATTCTTGGAACTCTGA